CAGAGATTTTTTGAAACTACGCCGTGTGCCCGCAAGCAGGAAAGAGCAGTCACTACTGCGCGTCATTGCGGCGCTCATCTCTGCACGAGTGGAGTGGTAGTACTGAGGTTCTTGCGAAATAACCGGCAATTTCCCGAAAGTAGCTAAGCAGATAAACAGCGACTGGTAACAGTCCTATAGTCCTCGCCGTAGCCCGCGAGTTGCAGAAAGGTGAATCGTGCCGAAGTCGTCGCATAGAGAGAAAATCCTCGTAGAGGGAATGCGGGTGATGCACAAGCAAGGCTTCGCGGGTTCGAGTGTCCGCGATATCACCAAAGCTGCAGAGGTTCCGCAAGGATCCTTCACCAATCACTTCTCCTCGAAAGAAGCCTTCGGCATCGAGGTCCTCAACATCTATTACAAGAGCTGCTTCGGCCTCACAGGGCAGACACTCTTAAACGACGCGCTTCCACCGCTGTCACGCCTTAGGAAATGGCTTGATGGCATGTTGGATACGATGAACAATGATGATGAGTGGAATGGTTGTATGTTGGGGAACTTTGGAGCAGACCACTCGGAGGGTACGAATCAGTTACAGGAGCGCGTCCGTGAGATTTTCCTCGAATTGCAATTCAATCTCGGATACTGCCTTAGGGCAGCAGTAAAAGTGGGCGAATTGCCAAAAGGAACCGATGTCATTGGTCTCGCGGCATTCATTCAGTCTTCGATTGAGGGTGCGGTTCTTGTCTCTAAAGCGATCAAGAGTCGGCTTCCGATGGAAGCTCTTCGCAAGGTTCTTTTCAACTCCGTCCTACTTACTCATCAAAACTGATCTATGGGGCCGCTCTTCTGTGCTCTTTCGAGAAATGATAGGACCTCCTTCGGCTGGCGGGTACAAAGAGTGCTCCAGGTAATGCCGAAGCGCTCTGTCAGGTGGGCCAACTTCGAGTCGTAATGGGGCAGGGCCATAGAGCCATTCTCCGACAGACTATATGGGTTACGAGGAAGCGCCCACAGGATAGTCTGTGTAGCCCTTGGCATCGAAGGTATAAAACGAGTCGCGATCGTACTCCGATAAAGGAATTCCTTCACGAATGCGCCGGGGAAGGTCGGGGTTGGAAATGAAGTGCTTGCCGAAAGACACCGCATCAGCGTCCCCATCGCGGATGATGGTTTCTGCTGATTCGGGTGTGAAACCTCCGTTCGCGATCAACTTTCCGCCATAGGACATTCTGACCATATGGGATGCCAGTCGACCCGTTTCAACTGACTCTCCTTCATGCAGGGCCTTCCCGCGGATGCGGGGCTCCACCACATGCAGATAAGCTAGCTCATAGTCATTCATTCGCTTTGCAACAGCGGTGAATAAGCCGACGGTGTCGCTGTCATGCATCTGGTTAAACACGCTGCCTGGAGCAATTCGTACGCCAACGCGATTTCGCGGCCAGACTGACTGCAGCGCCTCCACAACCTCACACAAAAGACGAAGGCGGTTCTCAATCGAGCCACCATATTCGTCCTCTCTCTGATTGCTGCCATCCTGAAGAAACTGATCGATCAGGTAACCGTTGGCCGCGTGCAGCTCGATCCCATCGAATTCAGCTTGTTGAGCCCGCTTGGCAGCGGCGGCATAATCCTCCACAATGCTCTTGATCTCGGGCACAGAGAGAGCACGATGAGGGGAAGGTTGTATCCAGCCACTAGGCGTCGACACCAGCTGTGTTTCGAGCTGCCAGTAAGAGGGATTTACCGATGCGGAGACGGGGTCCAAAGGTTCGTGAAGGCTTCTATGCGACGCCCGGCCGGTATGCCAGAGCTGCGCTACCATCAGCCCTCCCTTATTATGGACTTTGCCCAGAACGTTTTTCC
This genomic stretch from Granulicella arctica harbors:
- a CDS encoding TetR/AcrR family transcriptional regulator — encoded protein: MPKSSHREKILVEGMRVMHKQGFAGSSVRDITKAAEVPQGSFTNHFSSKEAFGIEVLNIYYKSCFGLTGQTLLNDALPPLSRLRKWLDGMLDTMNNDDEWNGCMLGNFGADHSEGTNQLQERVREIFLELQFNLGYCLRAAVKVGELPKGTDVIGLAAFIQSSIEGAVLVSKAIKSRLPMEALRKVLFNSVLLTHQN
- a CDS encoding alkene reductase, coding for MSSKPAQSVFTSSRLVEGVSLGAFDLKHRVVMPPLTRSRSTWPGSIPNDLMALYYEQRASDGGLIIGEATNISQLGTGWFGSPGLYTEAQVEGWKNVLGKVHNKGGLMVAQLWHTGRASHRSLHEPLDPVSASVNPSYWQLETQLVSTPSGWIQPSPHRALSVPEIKSIVEDYAAAAKRAQQAEFDGIELHAANGYLIDQFLQDGSNQREDEYGGSIENRLRLLCEVVEALQSVWPRNRVGVRIAPGSVFNQMHDSDTVGLFTAVAKRMNDYELAYLHVVEPRIRGKALHEGESVETGRLASHMVRMSYGGKLIANGGFTPESAETIIRDGDADAVSFGKHFISNPDLPRRIREGIPLSEYDRDSFYTFDAKGYTDYPVGASS